One Novipirellula artificiosorum DNA segment encodes these proteins:
- the aldA gene encoding aldehyde dehydrogenase: protein MTTCKTMMTRDTAANCDHYRMWIGGQWCDAASGKTIDVASPTTEEVLFTVPCGSAEDAQLALRSAQSAQASWAAMPAVERGAILAKFADLIRQNRERLATILVQEMGKTYALALGEVDVSADFINFPAQAARRLEGDILPSDLPSEHIMIHKVPYGVCVGIAAWNFPLALTCRKVGPALTTGNVMVVKPPSVTPVAVLALGELAAEAGIPAGVLNLVTGGGYTMGEELVTNKITRLVTMTGSTATGQEIFRKAAENLTAVRLELGGKAPFILLEDGDVEKAVEAAVVSRHLNSGQVCTCPERFYIHDAVYDEFLTKYIDAVSKLKMGDPMDSATDIGPKVNAYETDQLEKTVQLAIDQGAKLVLGGKRPSGKLFDRGHWYEPTILTECTNAMDVMREEVFGVVSPIMRIHSFEEALQLANDSPYGLAAFLFTYDSRRIQRAVLELEFGEVYVNRPMGEQRQGFHNGHKLSGTGGEDGRYGMDNYLEKKTFYVNFS from the coding sequence ATGACAACTTGCAAAACCATGATGACTCGAGATACGGCTGCCAATTGTGACCACTACCGAATGTGGATTGGCGGCCAATGGTGCGACGCGGCTTCGGGGAAGACGATCGACGTCGCCAGTCCCACCACCGAAGAGGTGTTGTTCACCGTGCCGTGCGGCAGCGCCGAGGACGCCCAACTGGCACTCCGATCCGCTCAATCGGCTCAAGCGTCTTGGGCGGCGATGCCAGCGGTGGAGCGAGGGGCCATTTTGGCGAAGTTCGCTGACCTGATTCGACAGAATCGCGAACGATTGGCGACCATTCTGGTCCAAGAAATGGGCAAAACATACGCCTTGGCATTAGGCGAAGTCGATGTGTCGGCCGACTTCATCAATTTCCCCGCGCAAGCGGCTCGGCGACTCGAGGGCGACATCTTGCCGTCGGACCTTCCCAGCGAGCACATCATGATTCACAAGGTGCCTTATGGCGTGTGCGTGGGGATTGCAGCTTGGAACTTTCCGTTGGCGCTGACTTGTCGAAAAGTGGGTCCTGCGTTGACGACGGGAAACGTGATGGTAGTCAAACCGCCATCGGTGACCCCGGTTGCGGTTCTGGCACTTGGCGAATTGGCGGCCGAGGCAGGCATCCCTGCCGGTGTGTTGAACCTCGTAACCGGGGGCGGATACACCATGGGCGAAGAATTGGTGACCAACAAGATCACACGGCTGGTGACGATGACCGGCTCAACGGCGACGGGCCAAGAGATCTTTCGTAAGGCAGCTGAGAATTTGACGGCCGTTCGATTGGAACTCGGTGGAAAGGCGCCGTTCATCTTGCTCGAGGATGGGGATGTTGAAAAAGCCGTCGAGGCCGCTGTGGTTTCGCGACATCTCAATAGCGGTCAAGTTTGCACGTGCCCCGAGCGATTCTACATTCATGATGCCGTCTATGATGAGTTCTTGACGAAGTACATCGATGCGGTTTCCAAGCTCAAGATGGGGGACCCGATGGACTCGGCGACCGACATCGGGCCGAAGGTGAACGCTTACGAAACCGATCAGCTTGAAAAGACGGTTCAATTGGCGATCGACCAAGGTGCGAAGTTGGTCCTCGGTGGCAAGCGGCCAAGTGGAAAGCTGTTTGACAGAGGCCATTGGTACGAGCCGACGATTCTCACCGAATGCACCAATGCCATGGACGTGATGCGCGAGGAGGTTTTCGGTGTGGTCAGCCCGATCATGCGCATCCACAGCTTTGAGGAAGCGTTGCAGCTAGCAAACGATTCCCCGTATGGTCTCGCCGCTTTTCTGTTTACCTATGATTCACGCCGAATTCAACGTGCGGTGTTGGAGTTGGAATTCGGAGAGGTTTACGTGAATCGACCGATGGGCGAACAGCGGCAAGGTTTCCACAACGGTCACAAACTGAGTGGAACGGGGGGCGAAGACGGTCGCTACGGAATGGACAACTATCTCGAGAAGAAGACGTTCTACGTCAACTTCAGCTAA
- a CDS encoding universal stress protein produces MRRVLLATDGSSFAEEAAWFLAHVPHSEKLHLTVMTALQMPLINRRYPVHGLMSAFADREREFAEKTFASIAEMFEGADVVLDSVCVEGHASSQIIQAARERNVDLIVVGAQGHSEVRRMLLGSTSDEVATRAECSVLVVRPTGIRNADRPLRIAVGFQDSVPSRAAVEEFCETTWGIRTDVHVVTIASYISAFLNEIVVDPTLVKDAATKALNGAAVRLHEVAPHTIAHLVESDHIGEGLVKFAERNQTDIMVVGESPHGVLNHVLLGSVTRYVLRHAPCSVWIARNVLTTDATHTTAQHDIHADAAPEGVES; encoded by the coding sequence ATGAGACGAGTTTTGTTAGCAACGGATGGTTCCAGCTTTGCGGAAGAAGCAGCTTGGTTTCTGGCTCATGTTCCCCACAGCGAAAAATTGCATCTGACCGTGATGACCGCGCTGCAAATGCCGCTGATCAATCGTCGCTATCCGGTTCATGGGTTGATGTCGGCCTTTGCGGACCGAGAACGGGAATTTGCAGAGAAGACGTTTGCGTCCATTGCGGAGATGTTTGAGGGCGCTGACGTCGTGCTTGACTCGGTCTGTGTCGAAGGCCACGCGAGCTCGCAAATCATTCAAGCGGCAAGGGAACGCAACGTGGACCTGATTGTTGTCGGCGCGCAAGGCCACTCCGAGGTTCGTCGGATGCTATTGGGCAGTACCAGTGACGAGGTGGCGACGAGGGCGGAATGCAGCGTTTTGGTTGTTCGGCCAACCGGAATCCGAAACGCCGATCGGCCGCTGCGAATCGCAGTCGGCTTCCAGGATTCGGTGCCGTCTCGCGCGGCGGTCGAGGAATTTTGTGAAACCACATGGGGCATTCGGACCGACGTCCATGTGGTCACGATTGCGTCGTACATTTCCGCGTTTCTAAACGAGATCGTCGTGGATCCCACGTTGGTGAAGGACGCGGCAACCAAGGCGCTCAACGGAGCCGCCGTTCGACTGCACGAAGTGGCGCCACATACGATCGCTCACCTTGTCGAAAGTGATCACATTGGTGAGGGGCTTGTCAAGTTTGCGGAACGCAACCAGACCGATATCATGGTCGTGGGAGAGTCGCCGCACGGCGTCTTGAATCACGTGTTGCTCGGCAGTGTCACGCGGTACGTTCTGCGGCACGCGCCATGCAGCGTTTGGATCGCTCGGAACGTCTTAACCACCGATGCCACGCATACAACCGCCCAGCATGACATCCACGCCGACGCTGCCCCCGAAGGGGTCGAATCATGA
- a CDS encoding glycoside hydrolase family 117 protein, with translation MKQTAIALLLLLFPCASFAQQPNAPTPEQIDYFGISNPEMLSAATKRALQWKNLSNDWYIQFNTQDLKGDLAFEKGVVRRDPSAMIKENGKYYVWYSRSVGPSQGFGGDVENEKVFPWDRCDLWYATSTDGWTWKEEGLAVPRGQKGAYDDRSVFTCEIMKHDGLYYLCYQTVKSPYNVRVKNQVGLAWADSPDGPWTKSAEPILSPANNGIWEGEEQNRFLVKKKGDFDSHKVHDPCILPFQGKFYLYYKGEQMGEEINFGGRMIRHGVAIAEDPKGPYIKSPYNPISNSGHEVCVWPYKGGIASLITTDGPERNTIQWSADGINFEIMGAIQGAPHAIGLNRSADLEASPTEILRWGLTHQYRSSDYQYIRRFSSWPVRHHTAKGENAKE, from the coding sequence ATGAAACAAACTGCTATTGCACTTCTGCTACTGCTTTTTCCCTGCGCCAGTTTCGCTCAACAGCCGAACGCTCCGACGCCTGAGCAGATCGATTACTTCGGAATCTCCAATCCCGAGATGTTAAGCGCGGCGACGAAACGCGCCCTGCAATGGAAGAACTTGTCGAACGATTGGTACATCCAATTCAACACACAAGATTTGAAAGGTGACTTGGCTTTCGAAAAAGGTGTGGTGCGTCGTGACCCGAGTGCCATGATTAAAGAAAATGGCAAATACTACGTTTGGTACTCTCGCTCCGTTGGGCCCAGCCAAGGGTTCGGGGGAGACGTCGAAAACGAAAAGGTCTTCCCCTGGGATCGTTGTGATTTGTGGTACGCCACTTCGACCGATGGTTGGACATGGAAGGAAGAGGGCTTGGCGGTACCCCGAGGTCAAAAAGGAGCGTACGATGATCGCAGTGTTTTTACCTGCGAAATCATGAAGCATGATGGTCTCTATTACCTGTGTTACCAAACCGTCAAATCACCGTATAACGTTCGGGTCAAGAACCAAGTGGGGTTGGCCTGGGCCGATTCGCCGGATGGCCCGTGGACCAAGAGTGCCGAACCGATCCTCAGTCCGGCGAACAATGGGATCTGGGAAGGCGAGGAACAAAATCGTTTTCTGGTGAAAAAGAAAGGCGACTTTGACAGCCATAAGGTTCACGATCCCTGCATCCTGCCTTTTCAGGGAAAGTTCTACCTGTACTACAAGGGCGAGCAGATGGGCGAGGAGATCAATTTTGGCGGCCGCATGATTCGACACGGCGTGGCGATCGCAGAGGATCCCAAAGGTCCGTATATCAAATCCCCCTACAACCCAATCAGTAACAGCGGACATGAGGTTTGTGTGTGGCCCTACAAGGGAGGCATTGCATCGTTGATCACCACGGACGGTCCCGAACGCAATACGATCCAGTGGTCCGCCGATGGCATCAACTTCGAAATCATGGGTGCGATTCAAGGAGCACCGCATGCAATTGGATTGAATCGTAGCGCGGATCTCGAAGCCTCTCCCACCGAGATCTTGAGGTGGGGTTTGACTCATCAATATCGCAGTAGCGATTACCAGTACATCCGCCGCTTTTCGTCCTGGCCCGTTCGGCATCACACGGCCAAAGGGGAAAACGCAAAGGAATAA
- the gyrA gene encoding DNA gyrase subunit A — MIDLPIEDELRESYLTYAMSVIVSRALPDVRDGLKPSQRRILVAMNDLNLGPGSKRVKCAKISGDTSGNYHPHGESVIYPTLVRMAQEWNMRSLLIDKQGNFGSVAGLPPAAMRYTEARLSPVAAAMLEDLKLDTVDYIPTYDEVRTEPTVLPSKFPSLLINGSGGIAVGMATSIPPHNPTEVCEALIRLIDHPETTIDEICEIIPGPDFPTGGIICGRAGIRRGYKTGRSTVVVRARCRIEEMKGNRSRIVVSEIPYQQYRDRVIEKIAALVNGDRIKGISGIRDESDLKEPVRLVIELKRDADPDVVLNQLYQFSPLQDTFSLIFLALVDGKPRELTIKEILQEFLRHRITVIRRRTQFLLARARRRKHTVEGLLLALADIDKIIKTIRESKTQPEAKQRLMLIECPAAMLKRALGDDGFSQFVLERGESENYTLTSVQTDAIMRMTLGQLVNLEQEKLSTEHAALLAEITDYLDILSSQERINGIIKEDLEEMKRRFGDKRRTEISMEELGNIDLEDLITEETMVVSISHRGYIKRTPTSVYNTQRRGGKGLKGAKTDTEDPIEHLFVASTHAYLLFLTTTGKVRWQKVYDLPQLARDSKGRAIVNLLNLQEDEKIAECLAIRDFDQAGYFVVMATRSGLVKKTRLEQYSRPKKGGIIAIKLREGDELVDAAVIGPGDEVVLVTASGMAIRFRESDARPMGRNTSGVKGIRLVGDDCVVGMVVADPEATLLTVCEKGYGKRTFFGPNAGPGGTAESGDGDAGDETGDEALEESGDDVAAEADSEEENSSSSARYRTQKRGGKGVRDIRTSKRNGKVIGIARVTDEDELFMMTANGKLQRIKAADINVIGRNTQGVRIMNVDEGDSLVAAVRVPPEEESDEEEGADVVTVDGNVVVSDSELEIAPDDDEASDSDS; from the coding sequence ATGATCGATTTGCCGATCGAGGACGAGCTACGCGAGAGTTATCTGACCTATGCGATGAGTGTCATCGTCAGCCGTGCGTTGCCGGACGTGCGCGACGGCTTGAAGCCGAGCCAGCGGCGAATTTTGGTCGCGATGAACGACTTGAACCTCGGCCCCGGCAGCAAACGGGTCAAGTGTGCCAAGATCTCGGGCGACACCTCGGGCAACTATCATCCGCACGGTGAAAGCGTGATCTACCCGACGCTTGTTCGGATGGCTCAAGAATGGAACATGCGATCCTTGCTGATCGACAAGCAGGGGAACTTTGGATCCGTTGCGGGGCTGCCGCCGGCGGCGATGCGATACACCGAAGCTCGCTTGAGTCCGGTCGCAGCGGCCATGCTCGAGGACCTGAAACTCGACACGGTCGATTACATACCGACCTATGACGAAGTGCGGACGGAACCCACCGTGCTTCCGAGCAAGTTCCCGAGTCTGTTGATCAACGGCAGCGGTGGGATTGCGGTGGGGATGGCAACCAGCATCCCGCCTCACAATCCGACAGAGGTCTGCGAAGCGTTGATTCGCCTGATCGATCATCCGGAAACGACGATTGACGAGATTTGTGAGATCATCCCTGGTCCCGACTTCCCCACCGGTGGGATCATTTGCGGCCGTGCAGGCATCCGACGCGGCTACAAGACCGGTCGGAGTACGGTCGTCGTGCGGGCCCGTTGCCGAATCGAAGAAATGAAAGGCAACCGATCGCGAATCGTTGTCTCGGAGATTCCCTATCAGCAGTACCGTGACCGAGTGATCGAGAAGATTGCGGCATTGGTCAACGGCGACCGTATCAAGGGGATTTCGGGGATTCGCGATGAAAGCGACTTGAAAGAGCCGGTTCGGTTGGTGATCGAGCTGAAACGCGATGCCGATCCCGACGTGGTGCTGAACCAGTTGTACCAATTTTCGCCGTTGCAAGACACGTTCTCGTTGATCTTCTTGGCACTGGTCGATGGCAAGCCTCGTGAACTGACGATCAAGGAGATTTTGCAAGAGTTCTTGCGGCATCGCATCACCGTCATTCGCCGCCGAACCCAATTCTTGCTCGCCCGCGCCCGACGCCGAAAACATACTGTCGAAGGTCTGCTTTTGGCGCTTGCGGATATCGACAAGATCATCAAGACGATCCGTGAAAGCAAGACGCAACCCGAAGCCAAGCAGCGATTGATGCTGATCGAGTGTCCTGCGGCGATGCTCAAGCGAGCGTTGGGGGACGACGGGTTCTCTCAGTTCGTTCTGGAACGGGGTGAATCGGAAAACTACACCTTAACCAGCGTCCAGACCGACGCGATCATGCGAATGACGCTCGGCCAATTGGTGAACTTGGAGCAAGAAAAGCTGTCAACGGAGCATGCCGCCCTGCTTGCCGAGATCACCGATTACTTGGACATCCTTTCGAGTCAAGAAAGAATCAACGGAATCATCAAGGAAGACCTTGAAGAGATGAAACGTCGGTTCGGCGATAAGCGACGAACCGAAATCAGCATGGAAGAGCTGGGTAACATCGACTTGGAAGACTTGATTACCGAAGAAACGATGGTCGTGTCGATCAGCCATCGCGGTTACATCAAGCGGACCCCCACCAGCGTTTACAACACGCAGCGTCGCGGTGGCAAGGGATTGAAGGGGGCAAAGACCGATACCGAAGATCCTATCGAACATCTGTTTGTCGCCAGCACGCATGCCTATTTGCTGTTCTTGACCACGACGGGGAAAGTCCGTTGGCAAAAGGTCTACGATCTGCCTCAATTGGCGCGTGACAGCAAGGGGCGAGCGATCGTGAACTTGCTGAATTTGCAAGAAGACGAAAAAATTGCTGAGTGTTTGGCGATCCGTGATTTTGACCAAGCAGGCTACTTTGTGGTCATGGCAACGCGCAGCGGGCTGGTAAAAAAGACGCGGTTGGAACAATACAGTCGGCCAAAGAAAGGTGGCATCATCGCGATCAAGTTGCGAGAAGGCGACGAGTTGGTCGATGCGGCGGTGATCGGGCCCGGTGACGAAGTCGTCTTGGTCACCGCATCCGGTATGGCGATCCGGTTCCGAGAATCCGATGCGCGACCGATGGGCCGCAATACCTCAGGCGTCAAAGGGATTCGTTTGGTCGGTGACGACTGTGTGGTCGGGATGGTCGTCGCAGATCCCGAGGCAACGTTGCTGACCGTGTGCGAAAAGGGCTATGGGAAGCGAACCTTCTTTGGCCCCAATGCGGGACCCGGTGGCACTGCGGAATCGGGGGATGGCGATGCCGGAGACGAAACCGGAGACGAAGCCTTGGAAGAATCCGGAGACGATGTTGCTGCGGAAGCAGACTCGGAAGAAGAGAACAGCTCCTCCAGTGCACGCTACCGCACACAAAAACGGGGTGGCAAGGGCGTTCGCGATATTCGCACAAGCAAGCGGAACGGCAAAGTGATCGGAATCGCTCGTGTCACGGATGAAGATGAGCTGTTTATGATGACCGCCAACGGCAAGCTGCAGCGGATCAAGGCGGCCGACATCAACGTGATCGGTCGAAACACGCAAGGCGTCCGAATCATGAACGTGGATGAAGGGGACAGTCTAGTTGCTGCGGTTCGCGTCCCGCCAGAAGAAGAATCCGATGAGGAGGAGGGTGCGGATGTGGTGACCGTCGATGGAAACGTCGTCGTGTCCGATTCGGAACTCGAGATCGCACCCGATGATGACGAAGCATCCGATTCCGATTCCTAG
- a CDS encoding cupin domain-containing protein yields the protein MTNLFDPLPTSLAEELVTVLASNSQVRVERIVSMGHASPPGFWYDQEEHEWVALLQGEAKLIFEDGTALTMRPGDHLLIDAHQRHRVESTSSSRPTVWLGVFFRNEE from the coding sequence TTGACGAACCTATTTGATCCGTTGCCAACCTCTCTTGCCGAAGAACTCGTTACGGTTCTCGCATCGAACTCACAGGTGCGCGTCGAGCGGATCGTTTCCATGGGGCACGCCAGTCCACCAGGTTTCTGGTACGACCAAGAGGAACACGAATGGGTGGCCCTGTTGCAGGGCGAGGCCAAACTCATATTTGAAGACGGAACTGCGTTAACGATGAGACCGGGGGACCATCTGCTGATCGATGCTCATCAGAGGCATCGCGTCGAGTCAACCAGCAGCTCTCGACCGACGGTTTGGCTGGGCGTGTTCTTTCGAAACGAAGAATGA
- a CDS encoding TolC family protein produces the protein MNISQFGRYGLLFAIILSHSFQVNLAEETWTVWRKEQQRLQVRDPSQMRQVAAPLTPRPPTLSDLQADLPTRQLPLNEAINIALANSEVVRFLTGVTASTSGRTIYDVAITNARIDQERAAFDPQLQANNSWNRTEDPIAVFDPLDPTQAIIGGGRNDRYGFDFGLSQKNLLGGTSALALRSNSNRFQPGTFPLNPSDRTATEFSYTQPLLSGAGIAANQVPIVLARIDTERSFFQYKDSVQQLVQGVIEAYWSLVFAKTDLWAREQQVQQVTFAFERAQARVDADDANIGDLAQTEVALENFRASLLVSQANVLQRQAALMNILGLPPFEAVRMIPTTPMMDEPVEIDWNAINEMGQRQRPDIIELKLVLDADRQRLLLAKNQARPKLEGVALYRWNGLEGEVPAGNRIRSGDGQFNDWALGVNFSVPLGLRRDRALLRAQQLILRRDQENLEQGLHQMQHLLAVSLRNLDQYYAQYERFQAVRRAARVNLDAQRERYRTGSLNFIVVLQAIVDWGNAVSSEAQSLAQYNTGLAVLELQTGAILESHGIVFFEERFASIGPLGRLGPDHCYPYARRPSDSISQYPSSDQPSEEYFNLVDPIKRDGDAESESERTEGPRKHDLEEKVEFEQIDGQQGPMTDEEIDALLPEIQSSRSFSDWLKQAFRR, from the coding sequence ATGAACATCTCGCAATTCGGTCGATACGGTTTGCTTTTTGCTATCATTCTTTCCCATTCCTTTCAAGTGAACCTTGCTGAGGAAACGTGGACGGTTTGGCGGAAAGAGCAGCAGCGTTTGCAGGTGCGTGATCCGTCCCAGATGAGACAGGTGGCTGCACCTTTGACACCACGTCCGCCCACGTTGTCGGATCTGCAAGCGGATCTCCCCACGCGTCAGCTTCCACTGAACGAGGCGATCAACATCGCCTTAGCCAACTCGGAGGTCGTTCGGTTTCTCACTGGCGTGACGGCAAGCACGAGTGGTCGGACAATCTATGACGTGGCGATTACGAACGCTCGCATCGACCAAGAGCGAGCTGCGTTCGACCCGCAATTGCAGGCGAACAACAGTTGGAATCGTACGGAGGACCCGATCGCGGTTTTTGATCCCCTCGATCCGACTCAAGCGATCATCGGTGGGGGACGCAACGATCGTTACGGATTCGATTTTGGGCTATCCCAAAAAAACCTGTTGGGAGGCACCTCAGCATTGGCGTTACGATCCAACTCAAATCGTTTTCAGCCGGGAACCTTTCCCCTGAATCCGTCGGATCGCACGGCGACGGAATTCAGTTACACCCAGCCGCTACTGAGCGGTGCAGGGATCGCAGCGAACCAGGTACCGATTGTGTTGGCGCGTATCGATACCGAGCGATCGTTCTTTCAGTACAAAGACAGTGTTCAGCAATTGGTGCAAGGTGTGATCGAAGCCTATTGGTCGCTGGTGTTTGCCAAGACAGACCTGTGGGCTCGAGAACAACAGGTCCAACAGGTCACGTTCGCATTCGAGCGTGCTCAGGCGCGCGTCGATGCTGACGATGCCAACATCGGGGACCTCGCCCAGACGGAGGTGGCACTCGAAAATTTTCGGGCAAGTCTCCTGGTCTCCCAAGCAAATGTGCTGCAGCGACAAGCCGCGCTGATGAACATCCTCGGGTTACCGCCTTTCGAGGCGGTGCGGATGATCCCCACGACCCCCATGATGGACGAACCGGTCGAGATCGATTGGAACGCAATCAATGAAATGGGCCAACGGCAACGGCCCGACATCATTGAACTGAAACTGGTCTTGGACGCCGATCGCCAAAGGCTGCTGTTGGCCAAAAACCAGGCGAGACCGAAGCTTGAGGGTGTCGCCTTGTATCGTTGGAATGGTTTGGAAGGAGAAGTGCCCGCGGGGAATCGAATTCGATCTGGGGATGGCCAGTTCAACGACTGGGCACTCGGAGTGAATTTTTCGGTGCCGCTCGGGCTAAGACGTGACCGGGCGCTACTGCGTGCTCAACAACTGATTCTGCGACGGGACCAAGAGAACTTGGAACAAGGCTTGCATCAAATGCAACATCTGTTGGCGGTCAGTCTGCGAAACCTCGATCAATACTATGCACAATACGAACGGTTCCAAGCGGTCCGCCGAGCCGCTCGCGTTAACCTTGACGCCCAGCGTGAGCGTTATCGCACCGGCAGTTTGAACTTCATCGTTGTCTTGCAGGCTATCGTCGATTGGGGAAATGCCGTCAGCTCGGAAGCCCAGTCGCTGGCACAATACAACACAGGGCTTGCCGTGTTGGAGCTACAAACCGGGGCGATTCTCGAATCGCACGGGATTGTCTTTTTCGAAGAACGCTTTGCCTCCATCGGACCGCTCGGAAGACTCGGGCCGGATCATTGCTATCCGTACGCACGACGTCCGAGCGATAGCATCAGTCAATACCCCAGCAGTGACCAACCCTCCGAAGAATACTTCAATTTGGTAGATCCGATCAAACGAGACGGAGACGCCGAATCGGAATCCGAACGCACAGAAGGCCCAAGGAAACATGACTTGGAGGAAAAGGTCGAGTTCGAACAAATAGATGGCCAGCAGGGTCCGATGACAGATGAAGAAATCGACGCCCTGTTGCCCGAAATCCAATCGTCACGTTCCTTTTCCGATTGGCTCAAGCAAGCGTTTCGACGCTAG
- a CDS encoding mandelate racemase/muconate lactonizing enzyme family protein has product MKIVKVDTELYHVPLAKPVEDAIHGVQREFSLIVVKLTTDDGASGMGYTYSVGQVGGTSIATLVKDNLAPLLIGEDPRRIEHLWQKMWWALHYVGRSGIAVFGISAIDTALWDLKARVAGEPLWRLLGGHNNKVEAYGGGIDFDMTIEQLLQQTQGFLDAGLRAIKIKIGRDSIAEECERIAAVREFLGPDKKLMVDVNMKWSVEKALRAVRAFEPYDLYWIEEPTIPDDIEGHRRIESEGPIPVASGENLHSIYEFRTMIADAGISFPDADISNLGGVTALMKVAHLAEAYNRNLTTHGIQEMHVSCLAGIPNASLLEIHAFRVDEFLIHPLQIKDGYAYASDRIGHGVEIDWEKIAKHRIPMNS; this is encoded by the coding sequence ATGAAGATTGTTAAAGTCGACACCGAACTTTATCACGTTCCACTTGCCAAACCGGTGGAAGATGCGATACATGGCGTCCAACGTGAGTTTTCGTTGATCGTTGTCAAGCTAACCACCGACGACGGCGCCAGCGGAATGGGGTACACGTACAGCGTCGGACAAGTGGGCGGGACTTCCATCGCAACGCTCGTCAAGGACAACCTGGCGCCACTGCTGATCGGCGAGGACCCGCGGCGGATCGAGCATTTGTGGCAGAAGATGTGGTGGGCGTTGCATTATGTGGGGCGCAGTGGAATCGCGGTGTTTGGGATCTCGGCAATCGACACGGCGCTGTGGGACCTCAAGGCTCGCGTGGCAGGTGAACCCCTTTGGCGTTTGCTTGGCGGTCACAACAACAAAGTCGAAGCCTACGGTGGGGGCATCGACTTCGACATGACGATCGAACAGCTGCTTCAGCAAACCCAAGGCTTCCTCGACGCGGGGCTGCGGGCGATCAAAATCAAAATCGGACGCGATTCGATCGCCGAGGAATGTGAGCGAATCGCTGCGGTGCGTGAATTTTTGGGGCCCGACAAGAAGTTGATGGTCGATGTCAACATGAAGTGGTCGGTCGAAAAGGCGCTGCGGGCCGTGCGGGCGTTCGAACCTTACGATTTGTACTGGATCGAAGAGCCGACCATTCCTGACGATATTGAAGGTCACCGACGGATTGAATCCGAAGGCCCGATTCCGGTCGCCAGCGGGGAGAACCTGCATTCGATCTACGAGTTTCGAACCATGATCGCTGACGCGGGCATCTCCTTTCCCGATGCCGACATTTCCAATCTTGGCGGCGTCACCGCGTTGATGAAAGTCGCGCACCTCGCCGAAGCGTACAACCGTAATCTGACGACCCATGGTATCCAAGAGATGCACGTCAGCTGTTTGGCGGGGATCCCCAACGCATCCTTACTGGAAATCCACGCTTTTCGGGTCGACGAGTTTTTGATCCATCCACTTCAGATCAAAGACGGCTACGCGTATGCCTCAGACCGAATCGGCCATGGTGTCGAAATCGATTGGGAAAAGATCGCCAAACATCGAATCCCCATGAATTCGTAA
- a CDS encoding universal stress protein, giving the protein MKRFKSILVYADQDQQETAIRRAITLAMENDADLTIMEVIKPPSRATWFVTQWADPAELQRLIVEDHRKQLMERASEYIDTGIAIDVVVKVGDPACQVVKKVIDDEHDLVIKTADGLSLAGRIFGSVSRSLLRICPCPVWVLKPEVHGDFDQIVAAVDLDTDEPVHLALNQQIMELAFAIAERDAANVHVVSAWDLWMERSLRRRSGHAEVDAALSAYERKLRDALDTLVEAQHGQPKSVEVHFIRGNPSAVIESIGEKHEVDLIVMGTVCRSGAAGLLIGNTAESLLEHVTCSVLALKPEGFVSPVQEHGCESGTDDEQLPLI; this is encoded by the coding sequence ATGAAACGGTTCAAGAGCATTTTGGTTTATGCGGACCAGGACCAACAGGAAACGGCGATCCGTCGTGCCATCACGTTGGCGATGGAGAATGATGCCGACTTGACGATCATGGAAGTCATCAAACCGCCATCGCGAGCGACGTGGTTTGTAACTCAATGGGCCGACCCCGCCGAGCTTCAACGCTTGATCGTCGAGGATCATCGGAAACAGCTTATGGAAAGGGCCAGTGAGTACATCGATACAGGCATTGCCATCGACGTCGTTGTGAAGGTGGGGGATCCCGCATGCCAAGTCGTCAAGAAAGTGATTGACGATGAACACGACTTGGTGATCAAGACAGCCGATGGCTTATCGTTGGCTGGTCGGATTTTCGGTAGCGTGTCTCGTTCGCTACTGCGGATCTGCCCCTGTCCCGTATGGGTGCTGAAGCCGGAGGTCCATGGTGACTTTGATCAAATCGTTGCAGCGGTTGATTTGGATACAGACGAACCGGTTCATTTGGCTCTCAATCAACAAATCATGGAGTTGGCGTTCGCGATCGCGGAACGCGATGCGGCAAATGTGCATGTCGTCAGCGCATGGGATTTGTGGATGGAACGATCGCTGCGGCGTCGTTCGGGTCATGCGGAAGTCGATGCCGCGTTGTCGGCTTATGAGCGGAAACTCCGCGATGCACTGGACACGTTGGTCGAGGCGCAACACGGACAACCCAAGAGCGTGGAGGTCCATTTCATCCGCGGCAACCCCTCCGCTGTGATTGAATCCATCGGAGAAAAACACGAGGTCGACTTGATTGTCATGGGAACCGTCTGTCGCAGCGGCGCGGCTGGATTGCTGATTGGCAACACGGCCGAGTCCTTGCTTGAACATGTAACCTGTTCGGTTTTAGCGCTGAAACCCGAAGGATTTGTTTCGCCTGTTCAAGAGCATGGTTGCGAAAGCGGTACGGATGACGAACAATTGCCGTTGATCTAG